A genome region from Methanobrevibacter sp. includes the following:
- the galU gene encoding UTP--glucose-1-phosphate uridylyltransferase GalU — protein MKAVIPAAGLGTRLLPATKAQPKEMLPVYDRPTIHYVIEEALASGIDDILIVTGRNKRSIEDYFDKSYELEYTLQKAGKDRDLKKVRKITDLADICYVRQKNLIGLGDAISCAERHIGDEPFAVLLGDSITRSKTPLTKQLIDVFSQYNKSTIAIRQVTPDRISRHGIVSGSAINDNVYKIDNLVEKPNVDEAQSDLAIVGRYIITPDIFDKISQTEPGFNGEIQLTDALSKMDEVYGVKFDGDVFNIENRLEWLKSSINFAMYDDEFKDDLISYMKTFI, from the coding sequence ATGAAAGCAGTTATTCCAGCAGCAGGTTTGGGTACTAGACTTTTACCTGCAACCAAAGCACAACCAAAAGAAATGTTACCTGTTTATGACAGACCTACTATCCATTATGTCATTGAGGAAGCCCTGGCTTCAGGAATAGATGATATTCTAATAGTAACAGGCAGAAACAAAAGGTCAATTGAAGATTATTTTGACAAATCCTACGAACTTGAATATACCTTGCAGAAGGCAGGCAAAGACCGTGACCTTAAAAAGGTTAGAAAAATCACTGATTTAGCTGACATCTGTTATGTCCGGCAGAAAAATCTTATAGGATTAGGTGATGCAATTAGCTGTGCTGAAAGACACATTGGTGACGAGCCTTTTGCAGTTCTTTTAGGAGATTCCATCACAAGATCAAAAACTCCTTTAACAAAACAGCTGATTGATGTTTTCAGCCAATACAACAAATCTACAATCGCAATCAGGCAAGTCACACCCGACAGAATCAGCAGGCATGGTATTGTCAGCGGATCTGCAATAAATGACAATGTCTATAAAATAGATAATCTCGTTGAAAAGCCAAATGTTGATGAAGCCCAATCTGACCTTGCAATCGTCGGAAGATATATCATAACACCGGATATTTTTGATAAGATTTCACAGACAGAACCAGGATTCAACGGTGAAATCCAGCTGACAGATGCACTTTCCAAGATGGATGAAGTATATGGTGTCAAGTTCGACGGTGATGTCTTCAACATTGAAAACAGGCTGGAATGGCTTAAATCATCAATCAATTTTGCAATGTATGATGATGAGTTCAAGGATGATTTGATTAGTTACATGAAGACTTTCATTTAA
- a CDS encoding glycosyltransferase family 2 protein — protein MKIVSITMIKNESDIIESFIRYNLNIFNEMIILDNGSTDDSSNIILKLQNEKLPVVLIKDDDAYYNQNDKLTYLLNRAIDEFDADMVCPLDADEFISSDITNPREILENLDENSYYQIRWQTYVPTANDDFDIKFIPSRLNHVRDEQFDIHYKIVIPKNVVNNFDVSIDMGSHNLIFKNPEEKLTPIRINDLRIAHFPLRSLEQCMSKILVGWPNLIEKNKQNNVWGHHWKSLFEKIKQKRTISYEDLEYFSKNYSLRNIVMTLKLFQKQ, from the coding sequence ATGAAGATTGTCTCAATAACTATGATTAAGAATGAATCAGATATTATCGAGTCATTTATTAGATATAATTTAAATATTTTTAATGAAATGATTATACTGGACAATGGAAGTACTGATGACTCATCAAATATCATTTTAAAGCTTCAAAATGAAAAACTACCTGTAGTGCTTATTAAAGATGATGATGCCTACTATAATCAAAATGATAAATTGACTTATTTGTTAAACAGAGCTATAGATGAATTCGATGCTGATATGGTCTGTCCATTGGATGCTGATGAGTTTATATCATCTGACATAACAAATCCAAGAGAAATCCTTGAAAATCTTGATGAAAATTCATATTATCAAATCAGGTGGCAGACTTATGTTCCAACTGCCAATGATGATTTTGACATCAAATTTATTCCATCAAGATTAAACCATGTCCGTGATGAACAGTTTGATATTCACTATAAAATTGTGATTCCTAAAAATGTTGTAAATAATTTTGATGTTTCTATTGATATGGGATCACATAATCTGATTTTCAAAAACCCTGAAGAAAAATTAACTCCGATTCGAATCAATGATTTGAGAATTGCTCATTTTCCGTTAAGGTCATTGGAGCAATGTATGTCCAAAATTCTTGTTGGTTGGCCAAATCTAATTGAGAAAAATAAGCAGAACAATGTATGGGGTCATCATTGGAAATCATTGTTTGAAAAAATCAAACAAAAGCGCACAATTTCTTATGAAGATTTGGAATATTTTTCAAAGAATTATTCTTTAAGGAATATTGTGATGACATTGAAATTGTTCCAAAAACAATGA